A section of the Paenibacillus aurantius genome encodes:
- a CDS encoding staygreen family protein, with product MTPFNPDRLIVEFRPGMYPTQPQMNRKYTLTHSDETGELFLTLGPEYAFDKITGKRDEVLAEWRYAGGLYRFEVYVYLGGPDNPALAKKRYEIFKRELPLALEAIRYGDRIFFEAHPALDNTEVMVHFQADPPLAGRTESFGPVKRFKTPVTS from the coding sequence TTGACCCCTTTTAACCCAGACCGGCTGATCGTGGAATTTCGTCCCGGGATGTACCCCACCCAGCCGCAAATGAACCGGAAATATACCCTTACCCATTCCGATGAAACCGGGGAGCTCTTCCTTACGCTCGGCCCGGAGTATGCTTTTGATAAAATCACCGGAAAGCGCGACGAGGTGCTGGCGGAATGGCGCTATGCCGGCGGCCTCTACCGCTTCGAGGTGTATGTTTATTTGGGCGGGCCGGATAACCCCGCTCTTGCCAAGAAGCGCTATGAAATCTTCAAGCGGGAGCTTCCGCTCGCCCTCGAGGCCATCCGGTACGGCGACCGCATCTTCTTCGAAGCCCATCCGGCCCTGGACAATACGGAAGTCATGGTTCACTTCCAGGCGGACCCTCCGCTTGCCGGAAGAACGGAGTCCTTCGGACCGGTCAAGCGCTTCAAAACCCCCGTCACCAGCTAG
- a CDS encoding AraC family transcriptional regulator, producing MVTERYSEIDEVIAYIHQNIYEPLPLSRLAAYAAYSPYHFTRIFKERTGLPPLYYVSALRLQKAKDLLLRTHLSIRDVGLEIGQQSLGTFTTRFTERVGMTPSDFRHSRHRAENSFQSLRELRDWGPDGSLVSPSYARITGTVWSEAPFSGIVLIGLFAKPIPEGLPLYGTLISSARREFCLPNVRPGTYYLMATSVSWGMQAMDFLLPHNTLRTRSKEPLVVQPPIPVPYQEVKLYPPRPDDPPILISLPVLMDRFLRQTAYEGSP from the coding sequence ATGGTCACCGAACGATATTCCGAAATAGACGAGGTTATCGCCTATATCCATCAGAACATCTACGAACCGCTTCCGCTTTCCCGGCTCGCCGCCTATGCCGCCTACAGTCCCTATCATTTCACGCGTATATTCAAGGAGAGGACGGGCCTTCCTCCCTTATATTATGTCTCCGCCCTTAGGCTGCAGAAGGCCAAGGATTTGCTGCTCCGCACTCATCTAAGCATACGGGACGTCGGACTCGAGATCGGACAGCAGAGCCTCGGGACGTTCACGACCCGTTTTACCGAGCGGGTCGGCATGACCCCCTCGGACTTCCGCCACTCCCGGCATCGAGCGGAGAACTCGTTCCAGTCCCTGCGCGAGCTTCGGGATTGGGGGCCGGATGGCTCCCTCGTCTCCCCTTCCTACGCCCGGATTACCGGGACCGTCTGGTCCGAGGCGCCCTTCAGCGGCATCGTCCTGATCGGCTTGTTCGCGAAGCCGATCCCGGAAGGGCTTCCCCTGTACGGGACGCTGATCTCATCCGCCCGGCGGGAGTTTTGCCTGCCGAACGTCCGGCCCGGCACCTATTACCTGATGGCTACCTCCGTCTCCTGGGGAATGCAGGCGATGGATTTCCTGCTGCCGCACAACACGCTTCGCACCCGGTCCAAGGAACCGCTTGTCGTCCAGCCCCCGATCCCGGTTCCCTACCAGGAGGTTAAGCTGTACCCGCCGCGGCCCGACGATCCTCCTATTCTCATCTCGCTGCCCGTGCTCATGGACCGCTTCCTCCGGCAGACCGCCTACGAAGGCTCCCCGTAG
- a CDS encoding DUF2269 family protein encodes MNSLYGWFVVLHVIAAVVGMGSLFAFPLIRKSATTGSQLRFALGLIHKLDPFPTIGGVVLVVTGIMVMILGKTGLSLLWLNVSIVLLIVMVVLLIGFLGPRMKKATELVLSSQGEQIPAGYSQAMKAILPLEKAVLAIILAVIVLMVLKPF; translated from the coding sequence ATGAATAGTTTATACGGATGGTTCGTCGTCCTGCACGTAATAGCCGCCGTTGTAGGGATGGGGAGCCTCTTCGCCTTTCCCCTCATTAGGAAATCCGCCACAACCGGCAGCCAGCTCCGCTTCGCCCTTGGATTGATTCACAAGCTCGATCCCTTTCCTACTATTGGGGGAGTCGTGCTCGTTGTTACAGGGATTATGGTAATGATCCTGGGGAAAACGGGTCTCTCCCTCCTGTGGCTGAACGTCTCCATCGTTTTGTTGATCGTCATGGTCGTCCTTCTGATCGGATTTCTCGGACCGAGGATGAAAAAAGCCACCGAATTGGTGTTGTCGAGCCAAGGCGAACAAATTCCAGCCGGGTACAGCCAAGCCATGAAAGCCATTCTGCCGCTCGAGAAGGCGGTACTGGCGATCATCCTGGCCGTCATCGTTCTGATGGTCCTAAAGCCGTTCTAA
- a CDS encoding NAD(P)-dependent oxidoreductase → MKIIVFGATGNMGRRVLASAVRTGHDVTAFVRNPEKLMEQQGEPIAGQVNIVAENILDPQSVYQALSHQDAAIIAAGSVANGEEFIRIVDNIVTSCEDHPQFAGRVWVMGGAGLLEIPHTSKIGNDLPGIPPMFRYHNENWDRLRRTKLDWSFLCPGTMVDGTEEERPGFVHVSADLLPIAFPESTQELSEAELSGLLFSRLSELDVAYEDAAEVMLSHLELSGPFKGRRVGVAYRNGEVVSNQAEVGR, encoded by the coding sequence ATGAAAATCATTGTATTCGGCGCTACGGGAAATATGGGAAGACGTGTGCTGGCGTCCGCCGTGAGAACGGGGCATGACGTGACCGCCTTTGTGCGCAATCCCGAAAAACTGATGGAGCAGCAGGGCGAACCGATCGCGGGGCAAGTGAACATTGTGGCGGAGAACATCCTGGATCCGCAGAGCGTTTATCAAGCGCTTAGCCATCAGGATGCCGCCATTATCGCAGCGGGCAGCGTTGCTAACGGCGAAGAGTTCATCCGGATTGTGGACAACATCGTGACCTCATGCGAAGATCACCCTCAGTTTGCCGGGCGGGTATGGGTTATGGGAGGGGCGGGACTGCTGGAGATTCCCCATACCTCCAAAATAGGAAACGATCTGCCCGGCATCCCGCCCATGTTCCGCTACCATAACGAGAATTGGGACCGGCTGCGCCGCACGAAGCTGGATTGGTCCTTCCTGTGTCCGGGAACGATGGTGGACGGCACCGAAGAGGAGAGGCCTGGCTTTGTACACGTTTCAGCCGATCTATTGCCAATCGCGTTCCCCGAATCGACGCAGGAGCTGTCCGAGGCTGAGCTATCCGGTCTCCTGTTCAGCCGGCTATCCGAACTGGATGTGGCTTATGAAGATGCAGCGGAAGTCATGCTGAGCCACCTGGAGTTGTCGGGGCCGTTTAAGGGCAGAAGAGTAGGCGTGGCTTACCGGAACGGAGAGGTAGTCTCGAATCAAGCAGAGGTTGGGAGATGA
- a CDS encoding winged helix-turn-helix transcriptional regulator — protein MNADKELTEERRCPIETVIHVLGGKWKPTILWLLLDSVKRFSELEKRIPGITQKMLTQHLRELESDRLITRTIYPSVPPKVEYALSEYGETLIPVLQTMCDWGENHKRPAAKHQVQPAANQ, from the coding sequence ATGAATGCCGATAAGGAGCTTACGGAAGAAAGAAGATGCCCGATCGAAACGGTCATTCACGTATTAGGCGGCAAGTGGAAGCCCACCATTCTTTGGCTTTTGCTGGATTCTGTCAAACGATTCAGCGAGTTAGAGAAGCGAATCCCCGGCATTACCCAGAAGATGCTGACGCAGCATTTACGGGAGCTGGAGAGTGACCGGCTCATTACCCGTACCATCTACCCTTCGGTCCCGCCTAAAGTCGAATATGCTCTAAGCGAGTATGGCGAAACCTTGATTCCCGTTCTGCAAACGATGTGCGACTGGGGAGAAAATCATAAACGGCCGGCTGCCAAGCACCAAGTCCAGCCGGCGGCGAATCAATAA
- a CDS encoding response regulator transcription factor, whose protein sequence is MHSILVVEDERWVRAAIKRTIERTRLPFTVAGECGNGLEALDWLEKNRVDLVLTDIRMPVMDGLTFLDQLRERNRSLPVIILTGHESFSFVQQALRAGAMDYLLKPVEVDEIRPCLEKWLKERTLAVEPSGPPPEKEAGERSPVEQVIDLIRKRLPGDITLTEAAAAVHLNASYLSQLFKQRMNRTFVDYVLQVRMDEAERLLRHTSLRISEIAERLGYSDISGFSHTFKRLKGRSPSEFRKTLGE, encoded by the coding sequence ATGCATTCCATTCTAGTCGTGGAGGATGAGCGCTGGGTGCGGGCCGCGATCAAGCGGACGATAGAACGGACCAGGCTGCCCTTCACCGTTGCCGGAGAATGCGGGAATGGATTGGAGGCGCTGGACTGGCTGGAGAAGAATCGCGTGGATCTCGTGCTGACGGATATCCGCATGCCCGTTATGGACGGGCTCACTTTCCTCGACCAGCTGAGGGAGCGGAACCGGAGCTTGCCGGTCATTATCCTGACGGGTCACGAAAGCTTCTCCTTCGTTCAGCAGGCGCTGCGTGCCGGTGCGATGGATTATTTGCTTAAGCCGGTGGAAGTGGACGAGATTCGGCCTTGTCTGGAGAAATGGCTGAAGGAACGGACATTGGCGGTGGAGCCGTCCGGGCCTCCCCCGGAGAAAGAGGCAGGCGAGCGGTCTCCCGTCGAGCAGGTGATCGACTTGATCCGCAAACGGCTGCCCGGCGACATTACGCTCACCGAAGCCGCCGCGGCGGTGCATCTAAACGCCAGCTACTTGAGCCAGCTGTTCAAGCAGCGGATGAACCGGACCTTCGTGGACTATGTCCTGCAGGTCCGCATGGACGAGGCGGAGCGGCTGCTCCGGCATACGTCGCTCCGCATTTCCGAGATCGCCGAGCGGCTCGGTTATTCCGATATTTCGGGCTTCAGTCACACATTCAAGCGGCTGAAGGGCCGCTCCCCGTCGGAATTCCGCAAGACGCTGGGGGAATGA